In the genome of Hydra vulgaris chromosome 06, alternate assembly HydraT2T_AEP, the window GATTTGAATATcactatattattttattttatgagatATCTTTCTtgttatgtttgttttaattttgtattaaaaatataaatacataaatttaaatcttgaaatattttgaatcttttaaattttaaatctcttttaaatatttaaatatatatataaatatatatcacgtattgtattgaatatgtatacgtatatatacggatttgtaaatttttatatttacgttATACAATacgttatatttatatttaagttatattacGGCACGTATAAATACCgatttgtaaactttttcatttaaaagattttttcttttttgcaaactttataactttttttttcaaacttttgatttctaatttttttcatttctttttaaactttttagattcactattttttataacattagaacttgtaaaactatatttttctttatttcatgaAGGGGCTTGGTAGTAAGACATTTTGTCCtctacttgccccagtcagattgtatttatatatatttattgatgatCTTCTTGATGATAATGATCTTAAGGATAAAATTGTGAAATGTGTgcaaattgacaaaaataaaactaacttaGAGTAGGAAATAAATTTAACAGTAAATGCTGGTATAATTAGGATAGACAAAAAATATGATTGagtctttgtttttaattaaattttttttaaatattttacagggTTTATTATTGTATAGCAACTTGATGCAGATTGGTTgtcattataaaattttcaattgctGAACTGTAGGTATAACTATTAGGGTGAAGCGATattcatacaataaaaaaaagtttcaaaaaaaacaacattcctGAGACGCAAATGGTGTTCTATTAGTTATAACagaaaagtaaaatgttttgatttaatcCTAATAATAGTGATCGAGTCCTAATATatgtgtaaacttttttaaaagaaaaatgtcaaTCTGGGactcaaaagaaaaagaaatatatgctgatttttaaaataacatttatttatatttaaaaataaaggtataaaaatatataattatttttgttgttgttaaaaacccCCGTTTTCAACACAACTTTCCCACAACGACAgccaaatcaaatcaaaaatttttttcaaatcgcTCAATCCTTATATCTATAGTTGTCATTCAAGGACTCATAAGTTATCACTCAAGGTATGACTTTAATcataattgattaaaattaaaattagttaatttaattGGCAATATTTCTAAAGATTATTTCaggaaatattgaaaaaatatatttacaggATACTTAAGTATTTATATGGTAGGCAAGCTAGAAGCCCTGggtacaataaaataaaaactcattttactTATGTTCAAGTTAAGTACAATTGTTTTTGGTACATCTCattgtatctaaaaataaactttttatcttaattaaaaaaaaaaactacaaagtttaatcacaaataaatatatttacaaaaaaatattttttacgaaAAGACAATTATACGagtctaaataataaaataaaaaaagcttttttatgaagtttataaattttttgctaagtttgttttcaaaaaatacccaaaaagtaacttttaaacaaaatttgtattataCATAAATGAAGCAAATTGAATTAaacacatacatatttataaaacgagacgatttaaagtttcagttatGATGAGATGATGTTAAGTTTTAGTTACTAGCGGCAGCGTTACAAGAAATTATTAAGGCTGTTATACAAGCTATTGCTCCAAACCATGCGGAAATGACCGACCAACCGTGTTTATTATTTCTCCATAAATGTGGTACAAATATCTCGGCATATAACATAGCACCAATACCGCATGCACCTAAAAGtataaattcaaaaactaaTTGACTGAATTTtggttgctttatttttttaaacaatataaaactaaCCAGCCATGAAAACAAGACATATAAGGACAAAACTGCCTTTAGTCCACGTTGAgttcttttctttaaaaaaacataaaaccaaAAGGCATACCAGAGATAacgttgaaaaaataattgcaaaagtTATAAGAATCAAGATATTGTCTAAaatttaaatggaaaataattcaAGTTTAAAGTgtgataaaatcaataaatagtttgaatctttacaaattaaacctACCGAGATCAAATGacttaaattgaaataaattttttctttgttcttttcttccttttatgttaaaattcaGGAGACCAATCTCAGTGTCATTAAGAGAAGATTTCCACCATGAGTTACCACAAGCTGCGGCTAAAAAGCAAGATATACCAACCATTAAGGTAATGGCTATTGCccataaagtaatttttaatgattttgcaaGCATATCAAGTGTTCTTTtgtgctatatatatatatatatatatatatatatatatatatatatatatatatataaattatgttagcgTATTCtgcaaatagagtgctcaatgttcttaaagaacagagcactctatttgcaataataaattagtaaaaacacttatctatttttctttaaaaagtttcgCCATCAGTAggctcacacacacacacacatatacacacacacacacacacacacacacacacacacacacacacacacacacacacacacacatatatatatatgtatatatatacatatatatatatatatatatatatatatatatatatatatatatacatatatatatatatatacatatatatatatatatatatatatatatatatatatatatatatatatatatatatatatatatatatatatatgtatatatatatatatatatatgtgtgtgtgtgtatatttaaacaattttaaaatgtattctacaaatatatactttacatatatatatatatatatatatatatatatatatatatatatatatatatatatatatatatatatatatatatatatatatatatatatatatatatatatgtatatatatttatatatacacgtatatatagtatataaacaatatgatttcttttccgtttttttttctgctgttgatttttcctttttatccgtattTCATTTAACCGCgactttttagttttatcttaaactttttagttttatcttaaacttttatttgttttacctGGCtacaattttttagaatagaaaaatgtatctatattttaaatgtgGAACTCAATggtgataaataaaaattctttaatgatttattttttagatttaatcttgatcacaaaaaaataagaacaatttataatattgattttcaattaataacacattaacattttataagtttttttaaatgacttttttttctttttatcttttacatTAGCCGACAGTAAAACCACCTGGAATagaatttataaacaaactgaaactttatcctaaaagtttaaaattgtttaaagtagataaaaatattataatgtattatggttttataaaataatttataccaaaacactttaatgttatataatatttaataataatattatcaattcaaacttaaattttaaattgttttaaataaaatcatgtaATGTGAAAAAGTAAACCAAAACCAAAACTTAAAGATACAAGTACCGaaacatgtttaaaagttttttttatattgtgatcGAATAGCTTCCTTAATTATTTGATTGCTGGTTGCTACGTTATAACACCTTTCTTAATAAGCTATAATAtctgttaaaaactttattcttttataaactttatctaaaaatgatGGGTATCATTTTTTTGGATTCACAATATTTCAGATAATGatcatctttttaattttttattacaatgtatttgtaatattatattgagaaaaatattaaataaaaactgtgttataaaaaatgtgacACGGTTAAGTTTATACTCTTTCCCAATCTTCTTTCTACCTTTACTTGTCGTTAAGCCTACTTATTGTTAAAGTATCATTGTTATGTGGTCCTTGAAGGCAAAAGAATATAAGGTTCTCCTTTTAAGGGGAAAAATTTCCAACCTTAATAACTACTTTCactataagtaaattttttcccTAATGGATTAATTACTATTGGGAAcagcataaaaaaaagaattttgttattTGATTCAATTGTTGATTTAATCTTTTAAGATTAATTCTTTAATgtaagacgtttttttttaatttataataacgaaaaaatattttgtgttcgcttgttaaataaaaaagagtaaGTGAAATAAAACACttctaattattttcaaatattttctatattggTGATATTAAATAGTAGTAACAGTGgtttacgtttaaaaaaaatattttgcttaggTATTGAACGTTTTTGGCTATTTTAATgtaattcaattatattttcgtttatttgtatttacaaCGCATATAAccaaacaaaagaaatttaaaaaaataaggttgtctcaacgctaaattttttttttaatcgtaattataaaatacgaaaaataatttttttacaaaatagagttaaacaactaaaatgttcaaaactttatttatgttTGCATATATTAGGAGAAATAATGTATTCACTTTTACGacccatttttatattttttggttacaaaataaatactttttacatttaaatactttttattttgtaaccaaataataaaagtttttactttgtAACTAATAtacataagtattttattttggtcaaacagtactttttatttttactttgttacTTTTAGAGatagtacttttattttttact includes:
- the LOC105843363 gene encoding uncharacterized protein LOC105843363, which encodes MLAKSLKITLWAIAITLMVGISCFLAAACGNSWWKSSLNDTEIGLLNFNIKGRKEQRKNLFQFKSFDLDNILILITFAIIFSTLSLVCLLVLCFFKEKNSTWTKGSFVLICLVFMAGACGIGAMLYAEIFVPHLWRNNKHGWSVISAWFGAIACITALIISCNAAASN